In one Rhodococcus sp. B50 genomic region, the following are encoded:
- the selB gene encoding selenocysteine-specific translation elongation factor encodes MHVVATAGHVDHGKSTLVEALTGANPDRLAEERRRGLTIELGYCWTSWPEVGEVAFVDVPGHERFLTTMLSGVGSVPAALFVVAADDPWMPQAAEHLAALDALGVRHAVVAVTRADLADPGPAAARAAAEVARTSLAGAPVVAVSGRTGMGLDELRAALTTMIAALPAPDPQGDVRLWVDRRFTVRGSGTVVTGTLPAGTVRVGDTLALGDTPLRVRGVQALGRDRTAVSGVARVALNLTGRIDDLGRGSVLVTPGAWHHTSVVDVRISGEDRPPVAPVLHVGAADVGVHCRPLADDLVRLTLDRPLPLRIGDRALLRDPGRRMIWRADVLDPDPPRFRRRGAAAHRARQLAGADGTPRLADELARRGLLHRQRLRQLGIPLEEGDHLVVGPWFVAPGLARAVADRLPALVQAHARAHPLDPAAPLTVLASQLRLPTPDLVRALVRPPLEVAGGRVIAPGADGLPSKVRAAVEQVRRDLTAAPFVAPTADRLRELGLDERALGAAERSGRLWRVGPGIVLLPDAADAAVELLGELEQPFTTSAARERLGTTRRVVLPLLDRLDKAGRTRRLPDDRREIVH; translated from the coding sequence ATGCACGTCGTCGCGACCGCCGGCCATGTGGACCACGGCAAGTCGACGCTGGTCGAAGCACTCACCGGCGCGAACCCGGATCGGCTCGCCGAGGAGCGGCGGCGAGGACTGACCATCGAGCTCGGCTACTGCTGGACGTCCTGGCCCGAGGTGGGGGAGGTCGCCTTCGTCGACGTCCCCGGTCACGAGCGTTTCCTGACGACGATGCTTTCCGGGGTGGGGTCGGTCCCGGCCGCGCTGTTCGTGGTGGCCGCCGACGACCCGTGGATGCCGCAGGCTGCCGAACATCTCGCGGCGCTCGACGCGCTCGGCGTGCGCCACGCGGTCGTCGCGGTGACCCGCGCCGATCTCGCCGACCCGGGTCCCGCAGCCGCGCGGGCCGCGGCGGAGGTCGCCCGCACGAGCCTCGCGGGGGCGCCCGTCGTGGCCGTGAGCGGACGCACCGGGATGGGCCTCGACGAGCTCCGGGCCGCGTTGACGACGATGATCGCCGCGCTCCCGGCCCCGGATCCGCAGGGTGATGTCCGGCTCTGGGTGGACCGCCGGTTCACCGTGCGCGGATCCGGAACCGTCGTCACCGGAACGCTTCCCGCCGGCACGGTCCGGGTCGGCGACACCCTCGCACTCGGCGACACGCCGCTGCGGGTCCGTGGCGTGCAGGCACTCGGGCGCGACCGGACCGCGGTGAGCGGCGTGGCCAGGGTCGCCCTCAATCTCACCGGCCGGATCGACGACCTGGGACGGGGCAGTGTGCTCGTGACACCCGGTGCGTGGCACCACACGTCCGTCGTCGACGTGCGGATCAGCGGCGAGGACCGACCTCCCGTCGCCCCTGTTCTCCACGTCGGTGCTGCCGATGTCGGCGTCCACTGTCGTCCGCTGGCGGACGATCTCGTTCGGCTCACTCTCGATCGCCCGCTACCCTTGCGGATCGGCGACCGCGCGCTGCTGCGCGACCCGGGTCGACGCATGATCTGGCGGGCCGACGTTCTCGATCCGGACCCGCCCCGCTTCCGGCGGCGTGGCGCTGCGGCACATCGTGCCCGGCAACTCGCGGGTGCCGACGGCACGCCGCGTCTGGCCGACGAGCTCGCCCGCCGCGGACTCCTGCACCGGCAGCGGTTGCGTCAGCTGGGCATCCCTCTCGAGGAGGGAGATCACCTGGTGGTGGGTCCGTGGTTCGTCGCACCCGGCCTCGCGAGGGCGGTCGCCGACCGGCTGCCCGCCCTCGTGCAGGCACACGCTCGCGCTCATCCCCTGGACCCGGCGGCACCGTTGACCGTGCTGGCGTCGCAGTTGCGGCTTCCCACGCCCGACCTCGTGCGCGCGCTGGTACGACCGCCTCTCGAAGTGGCCGGGGGACGGGTGATCGCTCCGGGAGCCGACGGTCTGCCGAGCAAGGTCCGGGCGGCGGTCGAACAGGTGCGCCGCGACCTGACGGCCGCGCCGTTCGTCGCCCCGACCGCCGATCGACTCCGCGAACTCGGCCTCGACGAACGCGCACTGGGCGCAGCCGAACGCAGCGGACGGTTGTGGCGGGTCGGTCCGGGCATCGTTCTGCTTCCCGATGCCGCCGATGCCGCGGTCGAGTTGCTGGGGGAGCTGGAACAGCCCTTCACGACCAGTGCGGCACGCGAACGTCTGGGAACCACACGGCGGGTGGTCCTGCCGCTGCTCGACCGGCTCGACAAGGCGGGCCGCACGCGACGGCTCCCCGACGACCGTCGCGAGATCGTCCACTAG
- the selA gene encoding L-seryl-tRNA(Sec) selenium transferase codes for MPDPRRDVPRTDQVLADPRLREAVHRLGSRLVKQTVVAAQQRCRDGEIEPGAVADVAVASLPRQAATLRRVVNATGVVVHTNLGRAPLSRAAVEAVTTAAGATDVELDLTTGRRGRRGRGALEALAAQVPDAGGVHVVNNGAAALALVTRVLARGGRSIVIARGELVEIGDGFRIPELLESVGAGLREVGTTNRVRLSDYAAAVDDDTAFVLKVHPSNFTVSGFTSSVSVRELTGLGPPVVVDIGSGLLAPHPRLPNEPDATSALRAGADLVTASGDKLLGGPQAGLLLGRAELVERLRRDPFARALRVDKLTLAALEATLTGPTPPVAVALATRPEDLRDRAQAICAALPAECEPEVVDSDGVVGGGGAPDVTLPSVAIALPEHLAVPLRLGEHPVVGRVERGRLLLDLLAVDPGEDGGLIEAVTRVVRREGH; via the coding sequence GTGCCGGATCCGAGACGGGACGTTCCCCGCACCGATCAGGTCCTGGCCGATCCGCGCCTGCGCGAGGCCGTCCACCGACTCGGCTCCCGTCTGGTCAAGCAGACCGTGGTCGCGGCCCAGCAACGGTGCCGCGACGGCGAGATCGAGCCGGGAGCCGTCGCCGACGTCGCGGTCGCATCGTTGCCGCGGCAGGCGGCCACCCTGCGTCGCGTCGTCAACGCGACCGGCGTGGTGGTGCACACCAATCTCGGCCGCGCGCCGCTCTCCCGCGCGGCGGTCGAGGCCGTGACGACCGCGGCGGGCGCGACCGATGTCGAGCTCGATCTGACCACCGGCAGGCGCGGGCGGCGCGGACGCGGCGCGCTCGAGGCGCTCGCCGCGCAGGTGCCGGATGCCGGAGGCGTCCACGTGGTCAACAACGGTGCCGCCGCTCTCGCTCTGGTCACCCGGGTGCTTGCACGCGGGGGCCGCTCGATCGTGATCGCGCGGGGCGAACTGGTCGAGATCGGCGACGGCTTTCGGATCCCGGAACTGCTGGAATCGGTCGGTGCCGGGCTGCGGGAGGTCGGTACCACCAACCGTGTCCGCCTGAGCGACTACGCCGCGGCCGTCGACGACGACACCGCCTTCGTCCTCAAGGTGCATCCCTCGAACTTCACGGTCAGCGGCTTCACGTCGTCCGTGTCGGTCCGCGAACTCACAGGCCTCGGACCGCCCGTCGTGGTCGACATCGGGTCGGGACTGCTCGCACCGCATCCACGCCTGCCGAACGAGCCCGACGCCACCAGTGCTCTGCGCGCCGGCGCCGACCTGGTCACGGCCTCCGGCGACAAGCTGCTGGGCGGTCCGCAGGCCGGGTTGCTGCTCGGGCGGGCCGAACTGGTGGAGCGCCTGCGCCGGGATCCGTTCGCGCGGGCACTGCGCGTCGACAAGCTCACCCTCGCCGCGCTCGAAGCGACCCTGACGGGGCCGACGCCTCCCGTCGCGGTGGCACTGGCCACCCGGCCGGAGGATCTCCGCGACCGCGCGCAGGCGATCTGCGCCGCGCTGCCTGCCGAGTGCGAGCCCGAGGTGGTCGACTCCGACGGTGTCGTCGGTGGTGGCGGCGCCCCGGATGTGACCCTGCCGAGCGTCGCGATCGCGCTGCCCGAACACCTCGCCGTGCCGTTGCGTCTCGGCGAGCACCCGGTCGTCGGCCGCGTCGAACGGGGCAGGCTGCTGCTCGACCTGCTCGCCGTCGACCCCGGTGAGGACGGTGGGCTGATCGAAGCCGTGACGCGCGTGGTCCGTCGCGAAGGACACTGA
- the nrfD gene encoding NrfD/PsrC family molybdoenzyme membrane anchor subunit — MTQVQHGGSPGNPRRSGGGHGGDRVMVPEADFESYYGRQIVKPAPWEHDIAVYLFTGGVAAGSSLLAAGADLTGRPALRRVARFGSLASLLVSVGALVHDLGKPSRFLNMLRVAKPTSPMSVGTWILSLHGPFAGVAAVAEIADMLPARWKRGPVRLLLALGRPAGIVGALTAPPVAAYTGVLLSDTATPAWHSAYKEIPFVFCGSAAAASGGLGLLGAPLAEAGPARTFAVGGALAELALEQRMEKSMGLSAETLHQGRPGRLMKASKALTVAGALGALAGRRNRALSMVSGAALMAGSLCTRLGVYEAGIASAKDPKYTVVPQRERVDRGEPVRYRS; from the coding sequence ATGACACAGGTGCAGCACGGCGGCAGCCCGGGCAATCCGCGCCGGTCCGGAGGTGGTCACGGCGGAGATCGAGTGATGGTGCCGGAGGCCGACTTCGAGTCCTATTACGGACGCCAGATCGTGAAACCGGCGCCGTGGGAACACGACATCGCCGTGTACCTGTTCACCGGAGGCGTGGCCGCGGGCAGCTCACTGCTCGCCGCTGGCGCCGACCTGACGGGTCGCCCCGCACTGCGTCGTGTGGCCCGATTCGGATCGCTCGCATCGCTTCTCGTCAGCGTCGGTGCCCTCGTCCACGATCTCGGCAAACCGAGCCGCTTCCTCAACATGTTGCGGGTCGCCAAACCGACCTCACCGATGTCGGTCGGTACGTGGATCCTGTCGCTGCACGGTCCGTTCGCGGGCGTCGCGGCGGTCGCGGAGATCGCCGACATGCTGCCCGCCCGGTGGAAGCGGGGGCCGGTGCGACTCCTGCTCGCTCTCGGCCGGCCGGCCGGGATCGTGGGGGCGCTGACGGCACCGCCGGTCGCCGCCTACACCGGTGTTCTGCTGTCCGACACTGCAACTCCGGCCTGGCACTCAGCCTACAAGGAGATTCCCTTCGTGTTCTGCGGGTCCGCGGCGGCCGCATCGGGTGGTCTCGGACTGCTGGGGGCACCGCTCGCCGAGGCCGGACCGGCGCGTACCTTCGCCGTCGGCGGCGCGCTCGCCGAACTCGCGCTCGAGCAGCGGATGGAGAAGTCGATGGGCCTGTCGGCCGAGACACTCCATCAGGGTCGACCCGGGCGGTTGATGAAGGCCAGCAAGGCATTGACGGTGGCCGGTGCGCTCGGCGCACTCGCCGGACGCCGCAACCGGGCACTGTCGATGGTGTCCGGCGCCGCACTCATGGCCGGCTCGCTGTGCACTCGCCTCGGCGTCTACGAGGCCGGCATCGCCTCGGCGAAGGATCCCAAGTACACCGTCGTTCCCCAGCGTGAACGGGTCGACCGCGGGGAACCCGTGCGTTATCGGAGCTGA
- a CDS encoding 4Fe-4S dicluster domain-containing protein, translating to MTGPNSFFGPIDPAPDAGYEDPPARKGFFTDTSVCIGCKACEVACKEWNDVPENAFAMLGTSYDNSHSLNANQWRHVAFIERPTEKKPAVSLGMPTIGAAPSEQPDEEKPDFRWLMSSDVCKHCTHAACLDVCPTGSLFRSEFGTVVVQDDICNGCGYCVAACPYGVIDRRKGPEGDPKVGIAQKCTLCYDRLTDDQTPSCAQACPTQSIQFGDVEELRARADERLAALHERGVTEARLYGNDPEDGVGGTGAFFLLLDEPEVYGLPPDPVVTTKDLPEMWNRAAVAAVAMLAGAALSFLRRRG from the coding sequence GTGACCGGCCCCAACAGCTTCTTCGGACCGATCGACCCGGCACCCGATGCCGGGTACGAGGATCCGCCGGCTCGCAAGGGCTTCTTCACCGACACCAGTGTGTGTATCGGCTGCAAGGCCTGTGAGGTCGCCTGCAAGGAGTGGAACGACGTTCCCGAGAACGCGTTTGCGATGCTCGGCACGTCGTACGACAACAGCCATTCGCTCAACGCGAACCAGTGGCGACACGTCGCCTTCATCGAGCGGCCCACCGAGAAGAAACCGGCGGTGTCGCTGGGGATGCCGACCATCGGTGCGGCACCGAGCGAGCAGCCGGACGAGGAGAAACCGGACTTCCGGTGGTTGATGTCCTCGGATGTGTGCAAGCACTGCACCCACGCGGCATGCCTCGACGTGTGCCCGACCGGTTCACTGTTCCGCAGCGAGTTCGGCACGGTGGTCGTGCAGGACGACATCTGCAACGGCTGCGGGTACTGCGTGGCCGCCTGTCCGTACGGCGTCATCGACCGCCGCAAGGGACCGGAGGGAGACCCGAAAGTCGGTATCGCACAGAAATGCACGCTCTGCTACGACCGGCTCACCGACGACCAGACACCGTCCTGCGCGCAGGCGTGCCCCACGCAGTCGATCCAGTTCGGCGACGTCGAGGAGTTGCGCGCGCGAGCCGACGAGCGACTTGCCGCGCTGCACGAGCGTGGCGTCACCGAGGCACGGCTCTACGGCAACGATCCCGAGGACGGAGTCGGCGGAACCGGGGCTTTCTTCCTGCTCCTCGATGAACCGGAGGTCTACGGCCTGCCCCCGGACCCGGTGGTGACGACCAAGGATCTACCGGAGATGTGGAACCGTGCTGCCGTCGCAGCCGTCGCGATGCTGGCGGGCGCCGCCCTGTCGTTCCTGAGGAGGCGCGGATGA
- the fdh gene encoding formate dehydrogenase, which produces MAEKDTSLPWPFLRQFLGKDLLGRGKAARSRRTDEIEPRTSTADRVARSVCPYCAVGCGQKIFVKDERIVQIEGDPDSPVNRGRLCPKGSASKNLVTSELRETKIRYRRAYGTEWEDLDLDTAMEMVVDRVLKTRRETWQEFDEKGRRVRRTMGIASLGGATLDNEENYLIKKLFTAMGAIQVENQARIUHSATVPGLGTSFGRGGATGYTADLANADCIIIQGSNMAEAHPVGFQWVVEAQNRGARVIHIDPRFTRTSAVADKHVPIRVGSDIAFLGGIVNYVLSNELDFREYVVNYTNAAVLVSDKFEDTDDLDGLFSGFDPEKRTYDPTSWQYDVEDEPGDLHKSQADDSGEHAEHRATAAGLQNEAHGIQTASHPRRDETLQHPRCVYQVLKRHFARYTPEVVEQVCGVSQEDFLDVCRAWTANSGRERTTALVYSVGWTQHSVGVQYIRTGAILQLLLGNMGRPGGGIMALRGHASIQGSTDIPTLFNLLPGYLPMPDANKHESMTDWVDSVRNPGSKGFWSKADAYAVNLLKAYWGDVATADNDYCFDYMPKITGDHGTYRSVLDMIDGKVKGYFLLGQNPAVGSAHGRAQRLGMANLDWLVVRDLFEIESANFWKDSPEVETGEIVTEECATEVFLFPAASYAEKEGTFTQTQRMLQWREKAVEPPEDCRSELWFFYHLGRMMRERLAGSTDERDRPLLDLAWDYPVHGEHDEPSAEAVLMEINGYDIATRRPLSSFTEMKNDGSTLGGCWIYTGVYADGVNQANRRKSRHDQSFVAPEWGWAWPMNRRILYNRASADPEGRPWSERKAYVWWDADAQQWTGADVPDFEKTKPPSYRSPEGADGVEAIEGIDPFIMQGDGKGALYVPQGLVDGPMPTHYEPVESPFRNPLYAQQGNPTRMEYRRDDNPMNPAPPEDHVDVFPFVFTTSRLTEHHTAGGMSRYLEHLAELQPEMFVEVSPALAAERGLEHMGWCHVITARSAVEGRVLVTDRLRPLKVEGRTVHQVWMPYHWGGGGMVTGDSTNDLFGITLDPNVLIQESKVGTCDVRAGRRPTGPALREYVEGYARRAGVSDGVYPPVVTVSDDGHAPEEDE; this is translated from the coding sequence ATGGCGGAGAAGGACACGTCCCTCCCCTGGCCCTTCCTGCGACAGTTCCTCGGTAAGGACCTGCTCGGGCGTGGCAAGGCCGCACGTTCCCGTCGCACCGACGAGATCGAACCGCGCACCTCCACCGCCGATCGTGTCGCGCGCAGCGTGTGCCCTTACTGCGCTGTCGGTTGCGGACAGAAGATCTTCGTCAAGGACGAACGGATCGTCCAGATCGAAGGCGACCCCGACAGCCCGGTGAATCGCGGGCGCCTCTGCCCCAAGGGTTCGGCCAGCAAGAACCTCGTCACCAGCGAGTTGCGTGAGACCAAGATTCGCTATCGCCGGGCCTACGGCACCGAATGGGAAGACCTCGACCTCGACACGGCCATGGAGATGGTCGTCGATCGCGTGCTGAAGACCCGCCGCGAGACGTGGCAGGAGTTCGACGAGAAGGGTCGTCGCGTCCGGCGCACGATGGGTATCGCCAGCCTCGGCGGAGCCACGCTGGACAACGAGGAGAACTACCTCATCAAGAAGCTGTTCACGGCGATGGGGGCGATCCAGGTCGAGAACCAGGCCCGCATATGACACTCCGCCACCGTCCCCGGTCTGGGGACCAGCTTCGGGCGCGGCGGCGCCACCGGCTACACAGCCGACCTGGCCAACGCTGACTGCATCATCATCCAGGGTTCCAACATGGCCGAAGCCCACCCCGTGGGCTTCCAGTGGGTCGTGGAGGCCCAGAACCGTGGTGCCCGCGTCATCCACATCGACCCGCGCTTCACCCGTACGAGCGCGGTGGCAGACAAGCACGTCCCGATCCGGGTGGGCAGCGACATCGCCTTCCTCGGCGGCATCGTCAACTACGTGCTGAGCAACGAGCTGGACTTCCGCGAGTACGTCGTCAACTACACGAACGCCGCAGTGCTCGTCAGCGACAAGTTCGAGGACACCGACGACCTCGACGGGCTCTTCTCCGGCTTCGATCCGGAGAAGCGGACCTACGACCCGACGAGCTGGCAGTACGACGTGGAGGACGAACCTGGCGACCTGCACAAGTCTCAGGCCGACGATTCCGGCGAACACGCCGAGCACCGAGCGACCGCTGCAGGACTGCAGAACGAGGCGCACGGCATCCAGACGGCGAGCCACCCGAGGCGCGACGAGACCCTGCAGCACCCGCGATGCGTCTACCAGGTGCTCAAGCGGCACTTCGCCCGCTACACGCCCGAGGTGGTCGAGCAGGTGTGCGGCGTCTCGCAGGAGGACTTCCTCGACGTCTGCCGCGCATGGACCGCGAACTCCGGTCGGGAGCGGACGACCGCGCTCGTCTACAGCGTGGGCTGGACCCAGCACAGTGTGGGCGTGCAGTACATCCGCACCGGCGCGATCCTGCAGCTGCTGCTCGGCAACATGGGCCGCCCCGGCGGAGGGATCATGGCGCTGCGGGGTCACGCCAGCATCCAGGGCTCGACCGACATTCCGACGTTGTTCAACCTCCTGCCCGGCTACCTGCCGATGCCCGATGCGAACAAGCACGAGTCGATGACGGACTGGGTGGACAGTGTCCGCAATCCGGGCAGCAAGGGCTTCTGGTCGAAGGCCGACGCCTACGCCGTGAACCTGCTCAAGGCCTACTGGGGCGATGTGGCGACCGCCGACAACGACTACTGCTTCGACTACATGCCGAAGATCACCGGCGATCACGGCACCTACCGCTCTGTGCTCGACATGATCGACGGAAAGGTCAAGGGCTATTTCCTCCTCGGTCAGAACCCGGCCGTGGGATCCGCCCACGGCCGGGCCCAGCGGCTGGGGATGGCGAATCTCGACTGGCTCGTGGTGCGCGACCTGTTCGAGATCGAGAGCGCCAACTTCTGGAAGGACTCCCCGGAGGTCGAGACCGGGGAGATCGTGACCGAGGAATGCGCCACCGAGGTGTTCCTGTTCCCGGCCGCCTCCTATGCCGAGAAGGAGGGCACCTTCACGCAGACCCAGCGGATGCTGCAGTGGCGGGAGAAGGCCGTCGAGCCGCCGGAGGACTGTCGTTCGGAACTGTGGTTCTTCTACCACCTCGGACGAATGATGCGGGAACGGCTGGCCGGGTCGACCGACGAACGCGACCGCCCGCTGCTCGATCTGGCATGGGATTATCCCGTGCACGGCGAGCACGACGAGCCCAGCGCCGAAGCGGTGCTGATGGAGATCAACGGGTACGACATCGCGACCCGCAGGCCGCTGTCGTCGTTCACCGAGATGAAGAACGACGGCTCCACACTGGGTGGCTGCTGGATCTACACCGGGGTCTATGCCGACGGCGTCAATCAGGCCAACCGTCGCAAGTCCCGTCACGATCAGTCGTTCGTGGCTCCGGAGTGGGGTTGGGCGTGGCCGATGAACCGTCGCATCCTCTACAACCGGGCCTCCGCCGATCCCGAGGGCCGGCCGTGGAGCGAACGCAAGGCCTACGTGTGGTGGGACGCCGACGCGCAGCAGTGGACCGGCGCGGACGTGCCGGACTTCGAGAAGACGAAGCCGCCGAGCTATCGCTCCCCCGAGGGCGCCGACGGTGTCGAGGCGATCGAAGGGATCGATCCGTTCATCATGCAGGGCGATGGCAAGGGTGCCCTCTACGTACCCCAGGGGCTCGTCGACGGACCGATGCCGACCCACTACGAACCGGTCGAGTCGCCGTTCCGCAATCCGCTCTATGCGCAGCAGGGCAACCCGACGCGCATGGAATACCGTCGCGACGACAACCCGATGAACCCGGCGCCACCGGAGGACCACGTCGACGTGTTCCCGTTCGTGTTCACGACCAGCCGTCTCACCGAGCACCACACTGCGGGCGGGATGAGCCGGTATCTCGAACATCTCGCCGAACTGCAGCCGGAGATGTTCGTGGAGGTCTCCCCCGCGCTGGCGGCCGAGCGCGGACTCGAGCACATGGGCTGGTGTCACGTGATCACTGCCCGTTCGGCGGTCGAGGGCCGCGTGCTGGTGACCGACCGGTTGCGTCCACTGAAGGTGGAGGGCCGGACCGTGCACCAGGTGTGGATGCCCTATCACTGGGGTGGTGGCGGCATGGTGACCGGCGACTCGACCAACGATCTGTTCGGGATCACGTTGGATCCGAACGTGCTCATCCAGGAGAGCAAGGTCGGTACGTGCGACGTCCGCGCCGGACGCCGGCCGACCGGACCGGCGCTGCGGGAGTACGTCGAGGGATATGCGCGGCGGGCCGGGGTAAGCGATGGTGTGTACCCACCCGTCGTCACGGTCTCGGATGACGGACACGCTCCGGAGGAGGACGAGTGA
- the selD gene encoding selenide, water dikinase SelD, protein MTAHVDLPEGAIRLTQYAAGGGCACKVPPGELERVLGGLQGGRAAGELLVGVENGDDGAAVRIDPAPDGSGRAIIVTADFFTPVVDDAYAWGRIAATNAMSDVYAMGGTPIVAVNLLGWPRELIPFELAAEVMRGGADACAEAGAHLAGGHSIDDREPKYGLAVTGLGDPDRLLRNDAATPGLPLTLTKPLGLGILNNRHKATGERFEEAVAVMTTLNRDAAQLAHAAGVRAATDVTGFGLLGHLMKMMRASGTTAVIDAAAVPYVAGARESLAAGFVPGGSRRNLDWVRDEVDSEVDDDELLLLADAQTSGGLLVVGELPGHPVIGEVVPAGEHAIRVR, encoded by the coding sequence ATGACCGCACACGTCGACCTTCCCGAGGGCGCCATCCGCCTCACCCAGTACGCCGCCGGCGGCGGTTGTGCGTGCAAGGTTCCGCCGGGTGAGCTCGAACGGGTCCTCGGCGGCCTGCAGGGGGGACGAGCCGCCGGCGAACTGCTGGTCGGCGTGGAGAACGGCGATGACGGCGCCGCGGTCCGGATCGACCCCGCACCCGACGGGAGCGGACGGGCGATCATCGTGACGGCCGACTTCTTCACCCCGGTCGTCGACGATGCCTACGCCTGGGGCCGTATCGCCGCCACCAATGCCATGTCCGACGTCTACGCGATGGGCGGCACCCCGATCGTCGCGGTCAACCTGCTCGGCTGGCCGCGCGAGCTCATCCCGTTCGAGCTCGCAGCCGAGGTGATGCGAGGCGGTGCCGACGCGTGCGCCGAGGCCGGTGCCCATCTCGCCGGTGGGCACAGCATCGACGACCGCGAGCCGAAGTACGGGCTGGCGGTGACCGGGCTCGGCGACCCGGATCGCCTGCTGCGCAACGACGCTGCGACACCCGGTCTGCCGCTCACCCTCACCAAACCACTCGGTCTCGGCATCCTCAACAACCGGCACAAGGCCACCGGCGAGCGGTTCGAGGAAGCGGTAGCGGTGATGACGACCCTCAACCGCGACGCGGCGCAACTCGCCCACGCCGCAGGTGTCCGCGCCGCCACCGACGTCACGGGTTTCGGTCTGCTCGGCCACCTGATGAAGATGATGCGGGCCAGTGGCACGACCGCAGTGATCGATGCCGCGGCCGTGCCGTACGTCGCCGGAGCGCGCGAATCGCTCGCGGCGGGATTCGTGCCCGGCGGGAGCCGTCGCAATCTCGACTGGGTCCGTGACGAGGTCGACTCCGAGGTGGACGACGACGAGCTGCTGTTGCTCGCCGATGCCCAGACCTCGGGCGGTCTCCTGGTCGTCGGGGAGCTCCCCGGCCATCCGGTCATCGGCGAGGTGGTCCCCGCGGGCGAGCACGCGATCCGGGTGCGCTGA
- a CDS encoding L-lactate MFS transporter, with amino-acid sequence MDSEKATQARRDVTARDGQPPGSFRWLLVGGGLLLQFSIGAVYAWSVFGGALESAESWQLSTVRASLPFTVTIGMIFIGTYLGGRLQDLKGPRVVALIGGVIYALGILLASFTNGADDYWLLILGYGIISGFGLGFAYIVPIAMLQKWFPDKTGLITGLAVGGFGFGAVLTSPVAQWLIDQNPDDPTSAFLPLGIAYLVMSLAGAALFRNPPEGYTVPGYEPASKAGTGAKGGKEYTQGEALRTPQWYLLTAILTLCVTAGISLISQAKPSASDIAGFSASGAAALVGALAIFNGAGRIVWAAISDRIGRMKTFTALLVLQGVCLIVLPHAGGVVLFSILAAIIYLCYGGAFGTMPATAGDFFGVRNAGAIYGLMLIGWSIGGIIGPIIASTLIGEDKAYTLAYTTIGIIALVSVVLTLITKVPAARRESVPTHS; translated from the coding sequence ATGGACTCCGAGAAGGCCACGCAAGCGCGACGCGATGTCACCGCACGGGACGGACAACCACCGGGGAGCTTCCGCTGGTTGCTGGTCGGCGGCGGACTGCTACTGCAGTTCTCGATCGGCGCGGTCTACGCGTGGTCGGTCTTCGGCGGAGCACTCGAGAGCGCCGAATCCTGGCAACTCAGCACAGTCCGGGCCTCACTTCCGTTCACCGTCACCATCGGCATGATCTTCATCGGCACCTATCTCGGTGGCCGACTGCAGGATCTGAAGGGCCCTCGTGTCGTCGCGCTGATCGGCGGTGTCATCTACGCCCTCGGCATTCTCCTCGCCTCGTTCACCAACGGTGCCGACGATTACTGGCTCCTCATCCTCGGATACGGCATCATCAGCGGCTTCGGTCTGGGATTCGCGTACATCGTCCCGATCGCCATGCTGCAGAAGTGGTTTCCCGACAAGACCGGTCTCATCACCGGGCTCGCGGTGGGCGGCTTCGGGTTCGGTGCGGTGCTCACCTCGCCGGTCGCGCAATGGCTCATCGATCAGAATCCGGACGACCCCACAAGCGCTTTCCTACCGCTGGGTATCGCCTACCTCGTGATGTCCCTCGCGGGTGCAGCACTCTTCCGCAACCCGCCCGAGGGATACACCGTGCCCGGTTACGAACCTGCTTCGAAGGCCGGTACCGGAGCGAAGGGCGGCAAGGAGTACACCCAGGGTGAAGCGCTGCGCACGCCCCAGTGGTACCTCCTGACCGCCATCCTCACCCTGTGCGTCACCGCGGGCATCTCACTGATCTCGCAGGCCAAGCCGAGCGCTTCCGACATCGCCGGCTTCAGCGCGAGCGGCGCGGCGGCGCTCGTGGGCGCGCTCGCGATCTTCAACGGTGCCGGCCGGATCGTGTGGGCCGCGATCTCCGACCGCATCGGGCGGATGAAGACGTTCACCGCACTGCTCGTGCTGCAGGGCGTGTGCCTGATCGTGTTGCCGCACGCCGGCGGTGTGGTGCTGTTCTCGATCCTGGCCGCGATCATCTACCTCTGCTACGGCGGTGCTTTCGGCACCATGCCTGCAACCGCCGGCGATTTCTTCGGCGTCCGCAACGCCGGTGCCATCTACGGACTGATGCTCATCGGCTGGAGCATCGGCGGCATCATCGGTCCGATCATTGCGTCCACACTGATCGGCGAGGACAAGGCCTACACGCTCGCGTACACCACCATCGGCATCATCGCGCTGGTGTCGGTGGTGCTCACGTTGATCACCAAGGTGCCCGCGGCACGCCGAGAGTCCGTCCCGACCCACTCCTGA